Genomic window (Lycium barbarum isolate Lr01 chromosome 2, ASM1917538v2, whole genome shotgun sequence):
TAAGAAAGATATTATATGGTGCCAAATATTGTGCTTTGTAGTCAAGGTAAAGTTTTCAAAAATTTCAATTAGGAAGATTCAGAAGATTGTGTTAAACTCTACATTGTGTATCAAACAACAATATGTTAATTCTTTTTTCAAGTATGAGGACAAACAAACAAAAAGCAAGAGTTCGAATGACAAAAGCTTTTTATTTTCCTTTGCTCTTTATCTCTACTCTTTATTTTCATTATCATgttacttcaattttttttttttttacgcatTTGCAATATAAATTATGTAGAAGAAAATATATTCTTGCGCGGTCAAATTCACTAGTAACTCAATAAGTTACTTTTAAAACTAATGCTTATTTTTATGAAGAATAGTGTCTGTAAAAATAtttctgccccccccccccccccccccccaaccaaatTGTTGTCACAATACGACAACAGATTCTTTCCCAAGTACAACAGCAAACTAGGTAACGTTGCATACTAACATGCCTTCATCTATTAGATTAGTGATTCTTTCTTTCAGGACATCTATAAGCCAATTGATCTCTATACCAACAATACAATGAGAAGGAAGGCCAAAATGAGCCTTTTTCTTGGAATGGACGTACATTATTTCAGATCAACTTTCGGATACGAGAATTTATCTTGTATGCAACAACAGGAGGTCTGGCTTTTCAACAAACTTTTTCCAGTCATTGCAGAACCTTGCAACAGTTGCTCCATCAAGAACTCTATGATCTGCACCTATAtttatctggaaaaaaaaaaaaaaaaaaccatcccATATGAGATACTGaaacatttttcatgaattcaCCCTGATTATAGCAATGTGTGAAGGGTGCCTCACGAAGGTCTTTAAATTACTACATACCGTCATGACTGATGCAGGATATATATTCCCATCTTCAGCAAATTGTGGAATTTTCTGGATCCGGCCCATTCCTATGATGGCAACTTCAGGTGAATTTATAAGCGGGGAACCAAACTTTCCACCAATTCCTCCGATATTGCTTAGAGTAATAGTTCCCCCTGATATATCATCAGGACTAAGCTTGTTTATCTTAGCAAATTTCAGTAGCCGTGACAGTTCTTTTGTTATCTGCAGCAGAATACATATCCAGTTAACACCTACACTCGAAAGGCAGCACAGACAGGCATTTGGTagtatatgaatatatatgaaaaaaaaaagataaaaggaGTTGATCTTGGACAATGAAAAATAGTATCGCTAGGGAAAGGGAGGTGGAGGAGAAAAAGTCACGTTCTGAGATTACATAGTCAATAGTTCTCTCAGCCTCCTTTCACAATATGGTAAGACAAATCAAACACAGAAAATGGATTACTTCTATTGAATGGATACGTGTATTGAACAGAACAAGCAAGATACCATGAGAAATAGCGTCAGCAAGGGAAAGAAAAAGGGAAGAGAAAAGGGAAAAGACCAAATGCTGAGCTACATCAGTCAAAAAAAGTTTCCTTTCACAGTGTGGAGAGAATCAGACGCAGAAAATTTATAAAGTTTGCTAGTGTGAAGAGAACGAGCAAGATACAGCACCCGATGTAGTAAATCAAGGATTTCTGGTTATCCCTTGATTAATAAACGAAGGATGTCTATGGATATTATCAATGTACTCCTTCTAGCTTCTGTATTCCAACACCACAGTAAAGAAAAGCACTTCTCCTATCGTTTTCATTTCATTACAAGATGATCTTTATCAACTAGAATTTATTAAATTTTGAGCTGAGCAAATTCTCTACCAAGACCAAATGCCCACATCAGAGACCCGCCCCTGTGATAACTTCATTCTCTCTCTGTGATTAACATCAGACTGTTTGTATCTGGAACTACTTCTTCCTCCTCAAAGATAATGTTACATTTAACAACTTGCTTATACACTCAAATGAGAGGAGGTGCAAATGTTAACATGTAACACCAAATCGATTCAAGGATAATACAAAAAAGTATAAATAAAATAAGCCGGTGGAATAGTCGCGGTGAGCGCAAGCTGGCTAATCTTTGGCGGGTAGAGTTACCTGGTacctggtgggaggtagcaggtatccGGTGAAATAGTCTAGGTGCGCATGAGGTGGCCCGGCCACCACCATCATAAAAAAGTATAAACAAATTAGCCAAGTCCATTTGCCTTTAAATCCTCCTCTATTCGTTCCTCCATAATATCTCTTAACAATTTCTTTGTATTGTTCAGCCAAAATCCTCCTCTATTCGTTCCTCCATAATATCTCTTAACAATTTCTTTGTATTGTTCAGCCAAACTAGACAACCTTAGACTATCATAAAGAAGGTTGTACCCACATCATATGATACTAAAGTAATACTCACACACGAGAATCTACAGAGCAACAAGGAACTTCTACACTTCTTTCATTAGTAATCTCAGCCTCCAATATCATGCTCACTTTGCTCACTTAAGTGTGCATTTGtcagaatctttttttttttttaaactggtaaAGTGTCATGTTAAACTaagatttaatttttattttatttttttaaaaaaaaagtagattACATCGAGCAACATAGATATGTAATTATATGAGAGGAGAAACAATAGATAGAAATATCATATTTCAGAGGAGAAACAAAATTGAATTTATTGGGGTAAGAGTTGCCAACTAACCTCCAAGACTGAGAGAGACTGAACATTTTTTATGTTTGGTACAACCAAACCATTTGGAGTAGCCATTGCTATTCCAATGTTGTGGGACCCTAGATTGTGGGAAGAAAACAGTACCATTAATAGGGACGAAGAACGTGCAAAATAAGAAGAGAATAACACAAAATCTATAATTGTCAATATGGTCACTAATCATGTAAAGTAAGCTATATTTACTATGCTGATGAGCAGGGGAACATTTAACAATGGAAATTTAGAATTATGCATTTGCTATACCTTTTAGGATGACCTCATAGGATTCTTCATTGAAGCGACTATTTAGCATGGGATGTGCAGTTAAAGTCATCGAAAGTGATTTTATGAGGACAGGAAGGAATGTGTGCTTGATCTCTGGATCAGAATTCTCATTCTGGAATGATGTCTTGAGATCCACAAGTGCACCACAATTCATCTCTTCTACATAATAAAAATGTGGAATTTTTGCAGCTAATGTCATTGACTTAACCATGGCACGCTGATAACCCCTGTAGCATAAGGATCCAACAGCAATCAataagtattaaaaaaaaaaaaaaaaaaacctccctTAAAAAGAATATGCATCTATTCTGGATCAACAGTTAAGAACTATGAAACAGCTTTTACTTTGCTGTTTTGCTTAAATCAATAAAAAAGTTCTGTTAGGTAATACAAACAGAACATATtttaccaaaaagaaaaaaaagaatatgCATCTAAATTTGCCACCACAAATTGTTCGTGCATTTCAAACTTTGGAGAACTAGTTGCAgtgtaaaaaatatatttaagcatcatcataatcataatatactaaaagtgggaagctccAAAGTGCAAAATTGAATTAACAAAATGTCCATAAAATATTGAGTGACCATTTTATCCTCCACTCAAACTCTACTCCTATAACATTCTTCATACAAAAACGTAAACAAA
Coding sequences:
- the LOC132626774 gene encoding lipoamide acyltransferase component of branched-chain alpha-keto acid dehydrogenase complex, mitochondrial isoform X3 — its product is MQSNASFTLRGYSFSTQVALNLPAGGVIDIPLAQTGEGIAECELLKWFVQEGDQVEEFQPLCEVQSDKATIEITSRYKGKISQILHVPGNIVKVGETLLKIGVDEVPNPIESSDPSEKMSSLESDISGSSDISSVPEKTKIDGVSSTPAVRNLAKQYGVDINDVPATGKGGRVLKEDVINYAMQKGLTNEAPACAQQQHSEVSSLIGGGYEDRTLQLRGYQRAMVKSMTLAAKIPHFYYVEEMNCGALVDLKTSFQNENSDPEIKHTFLPVLIKSLSMTLTAHPMLNSRFNEESYEVILKGSHNIGIAMATPNGLVVPNIKNVQSLSVLEITKELSRLLKFAKINKLSPDDISGGTITLSNIGGIGGKFGSPLINSPEVAIIGMGRIQKIPQFAEDGNIYPASVMTINIGADHRVLDGATVARFCNDWKKFVEKPDLLLLHTR
- the LOC132626774 gene encoding lipoamide acyltransferase component of branched-chain alpha-keto acid dehydrogenase complex, mitochondrial isoform X2 — encoded protein: MACSFLISNASFTLRGYSFSTQVALNLPAGGVIDIPLAQTGEGIAECELLKWFVQEGDQVEEFQPLCEVQSDKATIEITSRYKGKISQILHVPGNIVKVGETLLKIGVDEVPNPIESSDPSEKMSSLESDISGSSDISSVPEKTKIDGVSSTPAVRNLAKQYGVDINDVPATGKGGRVLKEDVINYAMQKGLTNEAPACAQQQHSEVSSLIGGGYEDRTLQLRGYQRAMVKSMTLAAKIPHFYYVEEMNCGALVDLKTSFQNENSDPEIKHTFLPVLIKSLSMTLTAHPMLNSRFNEESYEVILKGSHNIGIAMATPNGLVVPNIKNVQSLSVLEITKELSRLLKFAKINKLSPDDISGGTITLSNIGGIGGKFGSPLINSPEVAIIGMGRIQKIPQFAEDGNIYPASVMTINIGADHRVLDGATVARFCNDWKKFVEKPDLLLLHTR